A genomic window from Lotus japonicus ecotype B-129 chromosome 1, LjGifu_v1.2 includes:
- the LOC130728290 gene encoding protein BPS1, chloroplastic-like gives MSRPQDPPRSFFPFGNPFRMIAPKGTKLSPQLLEVICNFEAKLEERMKKLIPKSKDEILCLSWMTSAMQALCESHNDIKTLIDNLELPVHDWDEKWIDVYLDISVKLLDVCIAFSSELSRLNQGQLLLQCALHHLDESSSKQFVRASSSLDGWRQHIGSQNPRIEKCGNILEDLKGSLDLLKVKKSAKGKVLMQAIYGVKALTVFVCSVFAAVFSGSTKNLLDLDVADMHSWAPAFKSLQNVVNEEIRVRFSSGRLMVLSELEAVDSSVKELYPTIQGVDVDTIESESLVKIVEKFGRETEKLSQGLDLLAKEVDGFFQVVLSGRDALLSNLRSGATFNDSILGGNRDAQAVN, from the coding sequence ATGAGTCGTCCACAGGACCCACCCCGATCATTCTTCCCTTTTGGAAATCCTTTCAGGATGATAGCACCCAAAGGCACTAAGCTGTCTCCACAACTGCTGGAAGTAATATGTAATTTTGAGGCAAAATTGGAAGAGAGGATGAAAAAGCTTATTCCCAAAAGCAAGGATGAAATCCTCTGCTTGTCTTGGATGACTTCGGCCATGCAGGCACTTTGTGAGAGTCATAATGACATTAAAACCCTCATAGATAATCTTGAGCTTCCTGTGCATGATTGGGATGAGAAATGGATAGACGTGTACTTGGACATCAGTGTGAAATTGCTAGATGTATGCATTGCATTTAGTTCCGAGTTATCACGTCTAAACCAGGGTCAGCTTTTACTTCAGTGCGCATTGCATCATTTAGACGAATCCTCTTCAAAGCAGTTTGTTCGGGCCAGTTCTTCACTTGATGGTTGGAGGCAGCATATTGGTTCTCAAAATCCTAGGATTGAGAAATGTGGCAATATTTTGGAGGATCTCAAGGGATCACTTGATCTTCTAAAGGTTAAAAAGTCAGCCAAAGGGAAGGTTTTGATGCAGGCTATTTATGGAGTAAAGGCGCTGACAGTATTTGTTTGCAGTGTGTTTGCTGCGGTTTTTTCAGGTTCtacaaagaatttgcttgaCTTGGATGTGGCTGACATGCATTCTTGGGCTCCAGCTTTTAAAAGTTTGCAGAATGTTGTAAATGAGGAAATTAGAGTTAGATTTTCAAGTGGGAGATTAATGGTCTTGAGCGAGCTGGAAGCGGTTGATTCCTCTGTGAAGGAATTATATCCTACTATTCAAGGTGTTGATGTAGATACCATTGAGTCAGAATCACTTGTCAAAATTGTTGAGAAGTTTGGCAGAGAAACAGAGAAGCTCTCACAAGGATTAGATCTTCTTGCAAAGGAAGTGGATGGCTTTTTCCAAGTAGTCTTGTCTGGTCGTGATGCTTTGCTATCTAATCTGAGGTCAGGTGCAACCTTCAATGACAGCATCTTGGGGGGTAACAGAGATGCACAAGCAGTCAATTGA
- the LOC130728291 gene encoding probable serine/threonine-protein kinase At1g01540, which yields MSIFDGAFRDSQLNQKTSIFDLRLFVVIGILIGIIIVFILFLISLCLVSRRRHRRAVAGDYKPTGDYKPTGVLAPSKGIQEIVHLPGPHMLRRPTQAKVPEIHVDIGKAEHRVVVQSERVLSGESKGTVVSGCETTSSFGSGSVGGGNGIGPEVSHLGWGRWYTLRELEDATGGLCPENVIGEGGYGIVYHGVLSDGTNVAVKNLLNNKGQAEKEFKVEVEAIGRVRHKNLVRLLGYCVEGAYRMLVYDYVDNGNLEQWLHGDVGDVSPLTWDTRMNIILGTARGLAYLHEGLEPKVVHRDVKSSNILLDRQWNSKVSDFGLAKLLCSENSYVTTRVMGTFGYVAPEYACTGMLTEKSDVYSFGILIMEIITGRTPVDYSRPKGEVNLIEWLKTMVGNRKSEEVVDPKLPEMPSSKALKRALLIALRCVDPDATKRPKMGHVIHMLEADDLLFHNDRRTGEESSRSHHDYQHEHKDSSLDKRTNGGINDQSEDVSGRNHHQPH from the exons ATGTcaatcttcgatggagctttCAGGGATTCCCAGCTCAACCAAAAAACCTCAATCTTCGATCTTCGTCTCTTTGTTGTAATCGGAATCCTCATCGGAATCATAATCGTCTTCATCCTGTTCCTCATCTCTCTCTGTCTCGTCTcccgccgccgccaccgccgCGCCGTCGCCGGCGATTACAAACCCACCGGCGATTACAAACCCACCGGCGTCCTTGCTCCGTCCAAGGGAATCCAGGAGATCGTGCATCTTCCGGGACCCCACATGCTCCGGCGGCCTACGCAGGCGAAGGTGCCGGAGATCCATGTGGATATCGGGAAGGCGGAGCACCGTGTGGTGGTGCAGTCTGAGAGGGTGTTGAGTGGGGAGAGCAAGGGGACAGTGGTGAGTGGGTGTGAAACGACGTCGTCGTTTGGGAGTGGCAGTGTTGGTGGTGGGAATGGGATTGGGCCTGAAGTGTCGCATCTTGGGTGGGGGAGATGGTACACACTGAGGGAGCTTGAGGATGCCACTGGTGGGTTGTGTCCGGAAAATGTGATTGGTGAAGGTGGCTATGGGATTGTTTATCATGGGGTCCTCAGTGATGGTACAAATGTTGCTGTCAAGAACCTGTTGAATAACAA GGGCCAAGCTGAGAAAGAATTTAAAGTAGAGGTAGAAGCAATTGGTCGAGTGCGTCACAAAAATCTTGTTAGGTTGCTTGGGTACTGTGTTGAGGGGGCCTACAG GATGCTTGTGTATGATTATGTTGACAATGGCAATCTAGAACAGTGGCTGCATGGGGATGTTGGAGATGTAAGCCCTTTGACATGGGATACACGCATGAACATCATATTGGGAACTGCAAGAGG ATTGGCCTATCTTCATGAGGGTCTGGAACCAAAGGTTGTCCACCGAGACGTGAAATCGAGCAACATACTCCTTGATCGCCAATGGAACTCCAAGGTTTCTGATTTTGGGCTTGCTAAGCTTTTGTGTTCCGAGAACAGTTATGTCACAACTCGAGTGATGGGGACATTTGG TTATGTGGCACCAGAGTATGCTTGCACTGGAATGCTTACTGAGAAGAGTGATGTTTATAGCTTTGGGATACTTATCATGGAGATAATTACTGGGAGAACTCCTGTTGATTATAGTAGACCAAAAGGAGAG GTTAATTTAATAGAGTGGTTGAAGACTATGGTTGGGAATCGAAAATCCGAGGAAGTAGTTGATCCGAAGCTTCCTGAGATGCCATCTTCAAAGGCCCTTAAACGTGCCCTGCTGATTGCTCTTCGGTGTGTTGATCCCGATGCAACTAAGAGGCCTAAAATGGGACATGTGATCCACATGCTTGAGGCAGATGACCTGTTATTCCATAAT GATCGCAGAACTGGGGAAGAATCTTCCCGTTCCCACCATGATTATCAACATGAGCATAAGGACTCAAGTTTAGATAAGAGGACAAATGGAGGGATCAATGATCAAAGTGAAGATGTTAGTGGTAGAAATCATCATCAGCCCCATTAG